One window from the genome of Megalobrama amblycephala isolate DHTTF-2021 linkage group LG4, ASM1881202v1, whole genome shotgun sequence encodes:
- the LOC125267863 gene encoding GTPase IMAP family member 8-like, protein MRRVRDQQAGHTSKMERSLNFVLLGKKGAGKSSSGNTLLGRDAFKSKKSLKLVTRDVAVESETLDRLQINVYDTPGFCDPEMSEDEIQQMINEKVFQKCESGPCVFLLVIKAESFTQEEKETVEKIEKLLGENHFEKTWILFTKGDELEQENMTIEEFLNEFEPLKKLVEKYDQRYHVFNNKIKSDQCRILLIKMIQRSLGFKASDGGRLQRRIPAIRAKTHDDQKTVLSFTRLVLMGKTGVGKSATGNTILGQREFESESGMGSVSHECLEKHTTVSGRTLTVVDTPGFFDTNMKPEQFMKEMARCVYLSSPGPHAFLIVFPANQRFTDQEVETVDHIEIFFGEEVSKYSIILFTHGDLLEGKSIEKNIAQNSRVRHLVQKCGGRFHIFNNKDQNNRKQVNDLLKMIDTMVEQNGGYYSNQMLEDAQKFRQEQEKRKQKEEEEGKQREGDQGKAIQLTGNNSEFENFLKNYEHRFIFSAFAFGKLDKVALGAAICGLTALILMPVGPVFAAGVCAGAAVGAGVGAGVGYVWDRLLK, encoded by the exons ATGCGCAGAGTGAGAGATCAACAAGCAG GTCACACATCAAAAATGGAACGAAGTTTAAACTTTGTATTACTGGGGAAAAAAGGAGCTGGGAAAAGTTCATCAGGAAATACATTACTGGGACGAGATGCTTTCAAATCaaagaaaagcttaaaattaGTCACACGAGATGTTGCTGTTGAATCTGAAACCCTCGATAGACTGCAAATCAATGTTTATGATACTCCAGGATTCTGTGACCCAGAGATGAGTGAAGATGAGATTCAGCAGATGATCAATGAAAAGGTTTTCCAGAAATGTGAATCTGGTCCCTGTGTGTTTCTGCTGGTCATCAAAGCTGAAAGCTTCACTCAAGAAGAGAAAGAAACTGTGGAGAAGATTGAGAAGCTGTTGGGAGAAAACCACTTTGAGAAAACCTGGATTCTCTTCACCAAAGGAGACGAACTGGAGCAAGAAAACATGACAATAGAAGAATTCCTTAATGAGTTTGAACCCTTAAAGAAACTTGTTGAGAAATACGACCAGAGATACCATGTGTTCAATAACAAGATAAAAAGTGACCAATGTAGAATCCTGCTTATAAAAATGATCCAGAGATCACTGGGGTTCAAGG CGTCAGATGGAGGGAGGCTGCAGAGAAGGATTCCTGCCATCAGAGCAAAGACTCATGATGATCAAAAGACTGTTCTCTCATTCACAAGACTTGTTCTTATGGGTAAAACTGGTGTTGGGAAAAGTGCAACTGGAAACACAATACTGGGACAGAGAGAGTTTGAATCTGAGTCAGGCATGGGTTCAGTATCACATGAATGTTTAGAGAAACACACCACTGTTTCAGGCAGGACATTGACTGTAGTTGATACTCCTGGATTCTTTGACACAAACATGAAACCTGAGCAGTTCATGAAAGAGATGGCGAGATGTGTTTATTTATCCAGTCCTGGACCTCATGCTTTTCTCATAGTGTTTCCTGCAAATCAAAGATTCACTGATCAGGAGGTGGAGACTGTTGAccatattgaaatattttttggaGAGGAGGTGTCAAAATACTCCATTATTCTCTTCACCCATGGAGATCTGCTAGAAGGAAAGTCCATAGAGAAGAACATTGCGCAGAACAGTAGAGTAAGACATCTAGTTCAAAAATGTGGAGGCAGATTTCACATCTTCAACAATAAAGATCAGAATAACAGAAAGCAGGTGAATGATCTGCTGAAGATGATTGACACTATGGTAGAGCAGAATGGTGGATACTACAGTAATCAGATGTTAGAGGATGCTCAGAAATTTAGACAAGAGCAAGAAAAGAGGAAacagaaagaggaagaggagggaaAACAGAGAGAAGGGGACCAGGGAAAAGCAATACAGTTAACTGGAAATAACAGTGAATTTGAGAATTTTTTAAAGAACTATGAACATAGGTTCATTTTTTCAGCTTTTGCATTTGGTAAATTAGATAAAGTAGCTTTGGGAGCAGCTATTTGTGGACTTACTGCTTTAATTCTTATGCCTGTTGGTCCAGTTTTCGCTGCAGGTGTTTGTGCAGGTGCAGCTGTTGGTGCAGGTGTTGGTGCAGGTGTTGGATATGTTTGGGACAGATTACTTAAGTGA
- the LOC125267864 gene encoding inactive phospholipid phosphatase 7, which translates to MPLNPSRSRAKDRSSILGRPEFLSLNVPPRNNKSWRRAGPSKSQQNQPSENPAEPPDEDCMLLNPSFKGIAINSLLAIDICLSKRLGVCVHTSSSWGSVRSAVTLLALTGHGITWICGTLVCLTQSNTPAGQELLINLLIALILDVLTVAGVQKLVRRKGPWDMSPGFLDCVALDTYSFPAAHASRAAMVSKFLLSHLVLAVPLRVLLVLWAVLVGLSRVLLGQHHLTDMACGFALGFLHFALMETVWLSSGACQTLISIGTFSWGSVH; encoded by the exons ATGCCTTTGAACCCGAGTCGCTCCAGAGCCAAAGATCGCAGCAGCATTCTGGGCCGCCCCGAGTTTCTGTCCCTGAACGTGCCTCCGCGAAACAACAAATCGTGGAGAAGAGCCGGCCCGTCCAAGAGCCAGCAGAACCAGCCGAGCGAGAACCCCGCGGAGCCGCCGGACGAAGACTGCATGCTGCTCAACCCATCCTTCAAAGGCATTGCCATCAACTCGCTGCTGGCCATCGACATCTGCCTGTCCAAGCGTCTGGGCGTGTGCGTCCACACCTCGTCCTCGTGGGGCAGCGTCCGGTCGGCGGTCACCCTGCTGGCTCTGACGGGTCACGGCATCACCTGGATCTGCGGCACTCTGGTGTGTCTGACTCAGAGTAACACGCCGGCGGGACAGGAGCTCCTCATCAACCTGCTGATAG CGCTGATTCTTGACGTCCTGACTGTGGCAGGGGTTCAGAAACTGGTCCGGCGCAAAGGACCATGGGACATGAGTCCCGGCTTTCTGGACTGCGTGGCTCTGGACACGTACTCGTTCCCGGCGGCGCACGCGAGCAGAGCGGCCATGGTGTCCAAGTTCCTCCTGTCCCATCTGGTGCTGGCTGTACCGCTGCGGGTCCTGCTGGTGCTGTGGGCCGTCCTGGTGGGCCTGTCCCGGGTCCTGCTGGGTCAGCACCACCTGACCGACATGGCGTGTGGCTTTGCTCTGGGCTTCCTTCACTTCGCTCTGATGGAGACGGTGTGGCTGTCGTCCGGTGCCTGTCAGACGCTCATCTCCATCGGGACCTTCAGCTGGGGCTCCGTCCATTAG